One window of Anaerolineales bacterium genomic DNA carries:
- a CDS encoding glycosyltransferase family 39 protein, with translation MKNKELPSWLPLVVAGLGAVLYLIRAVNYAHTTVSSLDEGSYLIKGIFYLNGTYQPFEPYGPLTNKAPFAFLIPGIAEYIFGAGLRTGRYFSIFLGLLTVLGVWITARRWSGGWMAALTVWVFALSPMIVKLHARAVSEVIIACMLAWICVLILDEKRPLWKIVLASVLASVAIFTRQNMAPLLPFLILYVYFQHGKRAGMWSFASGSMALLVFHLIYWPRVMTIWTPWLPESLTPFLDSFRIPTDSVPIWDPNIDFWNRLNAFFQGIRYHFIPIIGGLFGLILLPPRADWKSVHAMRAAVFLAVSFFTLVLMHGWAAIASRYESYSCVFCFSNYLGFFDPLGILFFVVAFAHAWNQNPHRAARIISVLVVLLVATGIGFSLFEFVGNGLLNLPLVPRVRSGGFGFIAIVDALTQGLDMSLVQVKRWISSSLGLLAGLGVLFIAFLVWKRNRKTDITLTFVNSFLITGFLLSPILHLGESRPDCAETDIIRDHEQLGAYLASVIPPDSLVYWDGGNAFTPMIYVPQARIFPPQINDGYTFHIGGDPDVLYFFSHWNGELAQRWRAEADVFIIEAKRYADWKDFLTPSEFQEFAKPPASQSCNEGAELRIFQRLP, from the coding sequence GTGAAAAACAAAGAATTGCCCTCCTGGCTTCCGCTTGTTGTGGCGGGCTTGGGAGCGGTTCTTTATTTAATTCGGGCGGTGAATTACGCGCACACCACTGTCAGCAGTTTGGATGAAGGCTCGTACCTCATCAAAGGCATATTCTATCTCAATGGGACCTACCAGCCCTTCGAGCCTTATGGTCCGCTGACGAACAAGGCTCCCTTCGCGTTTCTCATCCCCGGAATCGCCGAATATATTTTCGGCGCAGGTTTGCGCACGGGACGGTATTTCTCGATCTTTCTGGGTCTGCTTACCGTTTTAGGCGTATGGATCACAGCACGCCGCTGGTCTGGGGGTTGGATGGCGGCTTTGACCGTCTGGGTCTTTGCGCTCAGCCCAATGATCGTCAAGCTGCACGCGCGCGCAGTCTCGGAGGTCATCATCGCCTGCATGCTGGCGTGGATCTGCGTGCTTATCCTCGACGAAAAACGCCCTTTATGGAAGATCGTTCTCGCCTCGGTCCTTGCATCGGTTGCAATTTTTACCCGACAGAACATGGCTCCCCTTTTGCCGTTCCTGATCCTTTACGTTTATTTCCAACACGGTAAACGCGCCGGGATGTGGTCGTTCGCGTCAGGTTCGATGGCCTTGCTCGTCTTCCATCTCATCTACTGGCCCCGCGTCATGACGATCTGGACGCCCTGGCTTCCTGAATCGCTCACGCCTTTTCTCGATTCATTCCGAATCCCAACCGACTCCGTTCCGATCTGGGACCCGAACATCGATTTTTGGAATCGACTCAATGCCTTCTTTCAGGGAATCCGCTATCACTTCATCCCGATCATCGGCGGACTCTTCGGCTTGATCCTCCTCCCGCCTCGCGCGGACTGGAAGTCTGTTCACGCCATGCGGGCGGCTGTTTTTCTCGCCGTGAGTTTTTTCACTCTTGTTCTGATGCACGGCTGGGCTGCGATCGCCAGCCGCTATGAAAGTTATTCCTGCGTTTTTTGTTTCTCGAACTATCTCGGCTTCTTCGACCCTCTGGGAATCCTCTTTTTCGTCGTCGCGTTCGCACATGCATGGAATCAAAACCCACACCGCGCAGCAAGGATCATTTCCGTCCTTGTGGTCCTACTCGTTGCGACAGGGATCGGTTTCTCGCTCTTCGAGTTCGTCGGGAACGGATTGCTCAACCTGCCACTCGTTCCCCGCGTTCGCTCCGGCGGTTTTGGCTTCATCGCCATCGTGGACGCGTTGACGCAGGGGCTTGATATGTCGCTCGTCCAGGTCAAACGCTGGATCAGCTCCTCGCTCGGGTTGCTCGCCGGTCTTGGCGTTTTGTTCATTGCCTTTCTCGTTTGGAAAAGAAACCGGAAAACAGACATCACCCTCACCTTCGTCAACTCTTTCCTCATTACAGGTTTCCTGCTTTCTCCGATCCTCCATCTCGGTGAAAGCAGGCCCGACTGCGCGGAGACCGACATCATCCGCGACCATGAACAGCTCGGCGCGTACCTGGCTTCGGTCATACCCCCTGATAGTCTGGTATATTGGGATGGCGGAAACGCCTTCACGCCGATGATCTACGTCCCGCAGGCGCGCATTTTCCCGCCGCAGATCAACGACGGTTACACCTTCCACATCGGCGGCGACCCGGATGTGCTCTATTTTTTCAGCCATTGGAACGGTGAGCTTGCACAACGCTGGCGCGCCGAAGCGGATGTTTTCATCATCGAAGCCAAACGCTACGCAGACTGGAAGGACTTCCTCACGCCCTCGGAATTCCAGGAATTTGCCAAGCCCCCGGCTTCACAATCCTGCAATGAAGGCGCCGAACTCAGGATATTTCAACGACTGCCATGA
- a CDS encoding flippase-like domain-containing protein, translated as MTKWLRENRQTLIRGLGSLLALSLLLILIREEGDGELFSAVRRVAFEFFLLAVLALFISRLFAVGRWHILLRSAGVHVTFLRSAQLTFTGNFASNFLPTTIGGDVARLAGAMQLGYDRAICLASLVADRLIGMAGMGLALPLGLIPVFSLDTGVSQAAAVSALYHKVVDFVKRTFESLSIWLKRPATLISSLLSTLGNQAFIYLAIYLLLQGIDHHVDYWLVAGMYTLTYFVTLIPISINGLGVQELSMTFLLVHLGGLTSSESATIALLTRILFIIASLPGAFFLPSILAAMNERKEA; from the coding sequence ATGACTAAGTGGCTGCGGGAAAATCGCCAGACCCTTATTCGCGGGTTGGGCAGTTTGCTGGCATTAAGTCTATTGCTTATCTTGATCCGTGAAGAGGGCGACGGCGAATTGTTTTCCGCGGTTCGCCGGGTTGCTTTCGAGTTTTTCCTGCTCGCCGTACTAGCGCTTTTCATTTCCCGGCTTTTCGCGGTGGGAAGATGGCACATCCTTTTAAGATCAGCGGGAGTGCATGTTACCTTCCTACGCTCTGCGCAACTGACCTTCACCGGAAATTTTGCTTCGAACTTTTTGCCGACCACAATCGGCGGGGATGTGGCGCGCCTGGCGGGAGCGATGCAATTGGGTTACGACCGCGCGATTTGTCTCGCCTCGCTTGTCGCGGACCGGTTGATCGGGATGGCCGGAATGGGGCTTGCCCTTCCTTTGGGCTTGATTCCCGTTTTTTCTCTCGATACCGGCGTTTCGCAAGCAGCTGCAGTATCCGCCCTTTATCACAAGGTCGTCGATTTCGTGAAACGAACCTTCGAATCGCTTTCAATCTGGCTGAAGAGACCGGCGACGCTGATCTCTTCCCTTCTCTCCACCCTTGGGAATCAAGCCTTTATTTACCTTGCCATTTATCTCCTGCTCCAGGGGATCGATCATCATGTTGATTACTGGCTTGTGGCAGGTATGTACACCCTGACGTATTTCGTCACATTGATTCCCATCTCGATCAACGGGCTGGGCGTGCAGGAACTTTCGATGACCTTCCTGCTCGTTCACCTGGGCGGCCTGACCTCCTCCGAAAGCGCGACGATCGCGCTATTGACCCGCATATTGTTCATTATTGCCAGCCTGCCCGGCGCGTTCTTCCTGCCATCCATTTTGGCGGCGATGAATGAAAGAAAAGAGGCGTAG
- a CDS encoding glycosyltransferase family 2 protein: MNISLIIPVYNEQDNLPMLFEAVADTMNSLGKTWEVIYVDDGSRDNSLSLLAAHAEKDAEHVRVISFRRNFGQTAAIAAGLDHSQGDIIVLLDADLQNDPRDIPMLLEKLDEGYDLVSGWRKQRKDNAITRNLPSMMANKLISWVTGVELHDYGCTLKAYRREVLEGFRLYGEMHRFIPVFANSVGARITEVIVNHHPRRFGKTKYGLERTAKVILDLFTVKFLVSFASKPIYLFGGTGGLLMIISAVIMAYLFIRRIFFLVGVTGSPLFQTSVMFFILGFQSMLMGLIAELLVRTYHESQRKPTYTVRTKINLNDD; the protein is encoded by the coding sequence ATGAACATTTCGCTCATCATTCCTGTCTATAACGAACAGGATAACCTCCCCATGCTTTTCGAAGCCGTCGCGGATACCATGAACTCCCTCGGCAAAACCTGGGAGGTCATCTATGTCGATGACGGCTCCCGCGACAACAGTCTCTCCCTGCTCGCCGCCCACGCAGAAAAAGACGCTGAACATGTGCGCGTCATTTCCTTTCGCCGCAACTTCGGGCAGACGGCCGCCATTGCCGCCGGGCTCGATCACTCCCAGGGCGACATCATCGTCCTGCTCGACGCAGATTTACAGAACGACCCGCGCGATATCCCCATGCTGTTGGAAAAACTCGACGAAGGCTACGACCTGGTCAGCGGCTGGCGCAAACAACGCAAGGACAACGCCATCACGCGAAACCTCCCATCGATGATGGCAAACAAACTCATTTCGTGGGTCACCGGCGTGGAATTGCACGATTACGGCTGCACGCTCAAAGCCTACCGCCGCGAAGTATTGGAGGGATTTCGACTCTACGGCGAGATGCACCGCTTCATCCCTGTATTTGCAAACTCGGTTGGCGCGCGCATCACAGAGGTCATCGTCAACCATCACCCCCGCCGCTTCGGCAAGACCAAGTACGGGCTGGAACGAACCGCGAAGGTCATCCTCGACCTGTTCACGGTGAAATTTCTCGTCAGTTTTGCTTCCAAACCCATTTATCTCTTCGGCGGCACAGGCGGATTATTGATGATCATCAGCGCCGTCATCATGGCCTATCTCTTCATCCGGCGCATCTTCTTCCTCGTCGGTGTGACGGGCTCGCCTCTCTTCCAGACCAGCGTGATGTTCTTCATCCTCGGCTTTCAATCCATGCTGATGGGTTTGATCGCGGAATTGCTGGTGCGCACCTATCACGAATCCCAGCGCAAGCCGACATACACCGTGCGAACGAAAATCAACCTCAACGATGACTAA